The DNA region AAGTTGCCACATTGTCAAAGTCAGGGTCGTAAATCTTCAAGATATTGAGAGGACGTGCTTcagaagggaaaaaattaactGAAGTAaccaaaagaagaagcaaaatgAAGTCCAAAAATCTCGCCATTATTGAGATTCCAAAGAATAAAGTAGTGTTTTCGTGCAATAAATTCCTCCGGGTGAAAACTAGTGATGGTTGGCAATTCTGTAATACGTAGTTTCCGGAGAAGAGTGTAGCAGAACAATTAATGAACTATGGTGAACCCTTAGAGAAAAACTTAGTTGTTTAGTTGGTACTTTTTGTGATTTCTCCTTGTGTTGGTTCATGCCAATTGATACTAGTAAACGAGTGGGCTAGTTTTTGACTACTAAAGGTGGCTAACTGTTATTCAAATTCAACGTGAGTATAGTGATGTTAGATGAATTGATTTATCAAATGTAGGAAATTGTCAGGTAGTTTCAtaattttgaacaaaaaaatgtCATTATTGTTCAGCTTAGAAATGTTGTAGAATGTGGATTGGAGAGTCTAATTTGGGCAACACCAACGTATagaatttctatattttctatgtttgctctatatatagaaaaatcTTTTACTCAACTGCTACTAATTAAGACTGATTAGTTAATTACCTTCGAATGCTAGTTGGAATTTGGGGGCCAAGGATTTATATATTGGAGTTTTTAGGTTTTAGTCAATTGTTTCCATGTGTAACTACCGAATAACGCCACAACCACCTCGGAGCTAGCAGGTTTGAATATATGCTATggggttaattttatttatatacgCTATAATTTAAGAATTTCTAACAGTATCAATGTATTTCAATATAGTCTAGCAAATactttatcttatttttcaaattgtctttttcatttttataggtAATTATTTGTGTCATATTATAGGTGACCtaatgttgaatttattttacaTACACAATCAATTTATAAAGGTTAAATTCCTACGCAATGATGAGATGGATGGAGAATAGAAGTTAAACTTGTAAGGGTCGTTTAAttgctggttagagttatgtaGGTAATTAAGTAATACATGAATTAGTTATACGGGTATTAAAATGCATGAATTAATTATGTAggatttagttattcatgtattagttattctcataatttatatatgtattagttatgcaaaAAAGGAATACATGTATCAAACATTGTTTTAGAAATGTTATGTTCTGTGTTGAAAAGAGGAAAAGCAACCAAACGTTGTAGTATAACTTATGTTAGATTCTATGTGGAAATTGCTTTTTCCTATTTTTGCAATCAaacaatatataaaattttgataGCGTTAAGTTTAACGCTAAATAACTCTCTAACCAGCAACAAAATGGCGCTTTAAGCAAtgatttctttatctttaattggAGGTCTGTGTGAATAAAAATCCCTTGTCAAAGAGGTACTTCTCATTTTTTACAACTGACTTAAGAAATTATTTGACTTCAAATTAATTGGGTCAGAATAAATGTCGCCATCCAGatgaaaacaaaaatagaagggaaaaaaagatataaaagcCATGTTTTaattcatgcctttgaaagttTGAAAAGCGTACATGCAGCCCCCTATATCTTTGACAAAGTTGACGCGACTTAGCCTACGTAGGAATTGGAAAAATAATATCTCGTCGCTtgcctaccatataaagccaaGATTGAAACTAGCACTcagaaaaagataaattttgCATCTACGGATGAGCATGAGCGCGTTGGGAATTTGATCAACAATTAATTAGGAGGGCTTTAGTTGAGATGATAATTATAGATGAACTACCATTTAGCTTTGTAGAAAAGGAAGGCTTCAAGAAGTTTATGCAAGTAGCCCAACCTTTATTTCAAGTTCCTTCCCGTAGAACAAGAACAAGGGATTGTTATGGACGTTATGATGAATTGAGACTAGATTTGAAGAAGTTTTTTAGAGAAGCAAAAGCAAAAAATTTGCCTTACCACTGACACATGGACATCGTTGCAAAGAAttaattatatgtgtttgaCTGCTCACTATATTGATAGAGATTGGGTTTtgcataaaaaaatattg from Lycium ferocissimum isolate CSIRO_LF1 chromosome 2, AGI_CSIRO_Lferr_CH_V1, whole genome shotgun sequence includes:
- the LOC132048006 gene encoding PAMP-induced secreted peptide 2-like; amino-acid sequence: MARFLDFILLLLLVTSVNFFPSEARPLNILKIYDPDFDNVATFDWLTLGSIKDGPSLGVGHKLTNRVQTLEGIKESGPSPGAGH